Proteins encoded within one genomic window of Streptomyces rubradiris:
- a CDS encoding DUF4191 domain-containing protein: MARKETAADAANAGRLKQIALTYRMTRKADKTIGLVLAAVGIGTLGVFLAIGFLIGHPVYLGIFGLLIALLATAIVFGRRAERAAFGQMEGQPGAAAAVLDNIGRGWTTTPAVAMNRNQDVVHRAVGKAGIVLVGEGNPNRVKTLLAAEKKKMNRIVADVPVHDVIVGTGEGQVELKKLRTTLLKFPRVLTGPQVTTTNDRLRALGDLMSNMPLPKGPMPKGMRLPKGGGPRGR; the protein is encoded by the coding sequence ATGACCCGCAAGGCCGACAAGACGATCGGCCTGGTACTCGCGGCCGTCGGCATCGGCACGCTCGGTGTCTTCCTCGCGATCGGCTTCTTGATCGGGCACCCGGTCTACCTGGGCATCTTCGGTCTGCTGATCGCCCTGCTGGCGACGGCCATCGTGTTCGGCCGCCGGGCCGAGCGGGCCGCCTTCGGCCAGATGGAGGGCCAGCCGGGCGCCGCCGCGGCCGTGCTGGACAACATCGGCCGGGGCTGGACGACGACCCCGGCGGTGGCGATGAACCGCAACCAGGACGTGGTGCACCGGGCCGTCGGCAAGGCCGGCATCGTGCTGGTCGGCGAGGGCAACCCGAACCGGGTGAAGACCCTGCTGGCCGCCGAGAAGAAGAAGATGAACCGGATCGTCGCGGACGTGCCGGTGCACGATGTGATCGTGGGCACCGGCGAGGGCCAGGTGGAGCTGAAGAAGCTGCGCACGACCCTGCTGAAGTTCCCGCGGGTGCTGACCGGCCCCCAGGTGACCACCACCAACGACCGGCTGCGCGCGCTCGGCGACCTGATGAGCAACATGCCATTGCCGAAGGGCCCTATGCCGAAGGGGATGCGCCTCCCGAAGGGCGGCGGCCCCCGAGGGCGCTGA
- a CDS encoding nitrous oxide reductase family maturation protein NosD: MTKRHITYLACATAFVGAFAGAAPASAAHRTLVVHPGQSIQKAVNAARPGDTVLVLAGTYRESVTLRTAALTLRGVGPSTVIRPPARAEARPPAKGATPTCLGAGNGICVVGGKNKALRDVTVADLKVTGFAKVGLWSMGTDHLTVTGVTADDNGQWGIAQEHSTRGVFRRDTARRNGDAGLFLANSVKAEQGAKDSKGAVVERTLLEGNRIGLTVRRLRNLTVRRNHVTGNCAGVFVVGDENKPRAGALTVRANLVERNNKYCPKTARLPHLQGSGIVLTGTEQALVARNTVTGHSGKSPLSGGIVLFKSFVGVTSERNRITGNHLSANSPADLVNQEAAKSGNAFSRNSCRASRPAGLC, encoded by the coding sequence GTGACAAAACGCCATATTACGTACCTCGCATGCGCCACGGCTTTCGTCGGTGCGTTCGCCGGCGCCGCCCCGGCGTCGGCGGCCCACCGGACCCTCGTGGTGCACCCGGGACAATCCATCCAGAAGGCGGTGAACGCCGCCCGGCCCGGCGACACCGTGCTGGTGCTGGCCGGTACCTACCGTGAGAGCGTCACGCTCAGGACGGCCGCGCTGACCCTGCGGGGCGTGGGCCCGAGCACCGTCATCCGGCCGCCCGCCCGTGCCGAGGCCCGACCGCCCGCCAAGGGCGCCACCCCCACCTGCCTCGGCGCCGGCAACGGCATCTGCGTGGTCGGCGGGAAGAACAAGGCCCTGCGGGACGTCACCGTCGCCGACCTGAAGGTGACCGGGTTCGCCAAGGTCGGCCTGTGGTCCATGGGCACCGACCACCTGACCGTGACCGGCGTGACCGCCGACGACAACGGCCAGTGGGGCATCGCCCAGGAGCACTCCACCCGGGGCGTCTTCCGCCGTGACACCGCCCGGCGCAACGGCGACGCCGGACTGTTCCTCGCCAACAGCGTCAAGGCCGAGCAGGGCGCCAAGGACAGCAAGGGCGCGGTGGTCGAGCGCACCCTGCTGGAGGGCAACCGGATCGGCCTCACCGTGCGCCGGCTGCGCAACCTCACCGTCCGGCGCAACCACGTCACCGGCAACTGCGCCGGCGTGTTCGTCGTGGGCGACGAGAACAAGCCCCGGGCGGGCGCGCTGACCGTGCGCGCCAACCTGGTCGAGCGGAACAACAAGTACTGCCCGAAGACCGCCCGGCTGCCCCACCTCCAGGGCTCCGGCATCGTGCTGACCGGCACCGAGCAGGCCCTGGTCGCCCGGAACACCGTCACCGGCCACTCGGGCAAGTCCCCGCTGTCGGGCGGCATCGTCCTGTTCAAGAGCTTCGTCGGCGTCACCAGCGAGCGGAACCGGATCACCGGCAACCACCTGTCGGCCAACTCCCCGGCGGACCTGGTCAACCAGGAGGCGGCGAAGAGCGGCAACGCCTTCAGCCGCAACTCCTGCCGCGCCTCCAGGCCCGCGGGCCTGTGCTGA
- a CDS encoding methyltransferase, whose amino-acid sequence MRLRELVFGAACAAAVRAAARLGVADALGDAPMTAQSLAAAVHTEPGPLRRLLRALSCYGVFAERPDGTFAHTEMSRLLREDAPDSLRAIALWCTEPWTWDAWPRLDRAVRTGHNVVQDLYGKEFFEYLNEDAPESADVFNRAMTRSSEQSAREVAALLDLSGSDSVADLGGGQGHVVASLLDKYPAMLGYLLDLPRVVDNALPRLRAGGDLAGRTRIVPGDIREAVPVRADVYIIKNILEWDDESTARLLRNVVEAGGPGARVVVIENLVDDTPSMRFSTAMDLLLLLNVGGAKHTTASMTGRLRAAGLEVGDVRPVNPFLHAFDCTVRG is encoded by the coding sequence ATGCGGCTGCGCGAGCTCGTGTTCGGGGCGGCCTGCGCCGCCGCCGTCCGCGCCGCCGCCCGGCTCGGGGTCGCCGACGCCCTCGGCGACGCCCCCATGACCGCCCAGAGCCTGGCGGCGGCCGTGCACACCGAGCCCGGGCCGCTGCGCCGGCTGCTGCGCGCCCTGTCCTGCTACGGCGTCTTCGCCGAGCGGCCCGACGGCACGTTCGCCCACACCGAGATGTCCCGGCTGCTGCGCGAGGACGCCCCCGACAGCCTGCGCGCCATCGCCCTGTGGTGCACCGAGCCGTGGACCTGGGACGCCTGGCCCCGGCTGGACCGGGCGGTGCGCACCGGCCACAACGTCGTACAGGACCTGTACGGCAAGGAGTTCTTCGAGTACCTCAACGAGGACGCCCCGGAGTCCGCCGACGTCTTCAACCGGGCGATGACCCGCTCCAGCGAGCAGTCGGCCCGGGAGGTCGCCGCGCTGCTCGACCTGTCCGGCAGCGACTCGGTCGCCGACCTCGGCGGCGGGCAGGGGCACGTGGTGGCCAGCCTGCTGGACAAGTACCCGGCGATGCTGGGCTATCTGCTGGACCTGCCGCGGGTCGTGGACAACGCGCTGCCCCGGCTGCGCGCGGGCGGCGACCTGGCCGGCCGGACCCGGATCGTGCCGGGCGACATCCGCGAGGCCGTCCCGGTCAGGGCCGATGTCTACATCATCAAGAACATCCTGGAGTGGGACGACGAGTCCACCGCCCGGCTGCTGCGCAACGTGGTCGAGGCGGGCGGTCCCGGCGCCCGGGTCGTCGTGATCGAGAACCTGGTGGACGACACGCCGTCCATGCGGTTCAGCACCGCCATGGACCTGCTGCTGCTGCTCAACGTGGGCGGGGCCAAGCACACCACCGCCAGCATGACCGGCCGGCTGCGGGCGGCGGGCCTGGAGGTCGGCGACGTCCGCCCGGTCAACCCGTTCCTGCACGCGTTCGACTGCACGGTCCGCGGCTGA
- a CDS encoding TcmI family type II polyketide cyclase gives MHQALIVARMAPGSAPDIAKVFAESDRGELPHLVGVVRRSLFQFGDVYMHLIESEREPGPAIAKVTSHPEFREVSERLSAYVSAYDPETWRSPKDAMAQRFYVWERDAGV, from the coding sequence GTGCACCAGGCCCTGATCGTCGCCCGCATGGCCCCGGGCTCCGCGCCGGACATCGCCAAGGTGTTCGCGGAGTCCGACCGCGGGGAGCTGCCGCACCTCGTCGGGGTGGTCCGGCGCAGCCTCTTCCAGTTCGGCGATGTGTACATGCACCTCATCGAGTCCGAGCGCGAGCCCGGACCGGCCATCGCCAAGGTCACCTCGCACCCCGAGTTCAGGGAGGTCAGCGAGCGGCTGTCGGCGTACGTCAGCGCGTACGACCCCGAGACCTGGCGGTCCCCGAAGGACGCCATGGCCCAGCGCTTCTACGTCTGGGAGCGCGACGCCGGAGTCTGA
- a CDS encoding SRPBCC family protein, giving the protein MAGHTQNEITIAAPLDLVWDMTNDLERWPQLFSEYASVEVLKREGAKTTFRLTMHPDENGTVWSWVSEREPDRDSRTVTARRVETGPFAHMDIHWSYEEVPAGTRMVWTQDFAMKPDAPVDDDWMTDNINKNSKVQLALIRDKIEQAAAGRRPAPALAD; this is encoded by the coding sequence ATGGCAGGACACACCCAGAACGAGATCACCATCGCCGCCCCGCTGGACCTGGTCTGGGACATGACCAACGACCTGGAGCGCTGGCCGCAGCTGTTCAGCGAGTACGCGTCGGTGGAGGTCCTCAAGCGGGAGGGCGCCAAGACCACGTTCCGGCTGACCATGCACCCGGACGAGAACGGCACCGTCTGGAGCTGGGTCTCCGAGCGCGAGCCGGACCGCGACTCCCGCACCGTCACGGCCCGCCGGGTGGAGACCGGCCCCTTCGCCCACATGGACATCCACTGGAGCTACGAGGAGGTCCCGGCCGGCACCCGGATGGTGTGGACCCAGGACTTCGCGATGAAGCCGGACGCGCCGGTCGACGACGACTGGATGACCGACAACATCAACAAGAACTCCAAGGTCCAGCTCGCCCTGATCCGGGACAAGATCGAGCAGGCGGCGGCCGGCCGGCGCCCCGCCCCGGCCCTGGCCGACTGA
- a CDS encoding acyl carrier protein, which translates to MPQITVEELAALMKKAAGVTVSPEQLMEKPDTGFDVLGVDSLGLLGIVGELENTHGTPMPVDAERCKTPQQFLNLVNTTLMAGA; encoded by the coding sequence ATGCCGCAGATCACCGTGGAAGAACTCGCCGCGCTGATGAAGAAGGCCGCCGGGGTCACCGTCAGCCCGGAGCAGCTGATGGAGAAGCCGGACACCGGCTTCGACGTCCTCGGCGTCGACTCGCTCGGCCTGCTCGGCATCGTCGGCGAGCTGGAGAACACCCACGGCACCCCGATGCCGGTGGACGCCGAACGCTGCAAGACGCCGCAGCAGTTCCTCAACCTCGTCAACACCACCCTGATGGCAGGAGCCTGA
- a CDS encoding ketosynthase chain-length factor, which yields MSEPKDRQAAITGIGVVAPNGTSTDTFWKATQEGLSVLGRVTREGCEHLPLKVAGEVRAFDPAATIEERFLVQTDRFTHYAMAAADFALDDARLGPSGIPDAPYSIGVVTAAGSGGGEFGQRELQRLWGKGSRFVGPYQSIAWFYAASTGQVSIRRGFKGPCSVVASDEAGGLDALAHAARAVRRGTDVIVAGSTEAPLAPYSMVCQLGYAELSRETDPARAYLPFTEEARGFVPAEGGAMLVIEAAGTAEDRGAAVRAVVAGHGATFTGASRWAESRDGLAHAVRQALAEARCAPEEIDVVFADALGVPEADRAEALALADALGPHAARVPVTAPKTGIGRGYCAAPVLDTAAAVLAMEHGLIPPTPNVFDVCHDLDLVTGHARVAEPRTALVLSRGLMGSNSALVLRAGTRQ from the coding sequence ATGAGCGAACCGAAGGACCGGCAGGCGGCCATCACCGGCATCGGGGTGGTCGCGCCCAACGGCACCAGCACCGACACCTTCTGGAAGGCCACCCAGGAGGGCCTCAGCGTCCTCGGCCGGGTCACCCGCGAGGGCTGCGAGCACCTTCCCCTGAAGGTGGCCGGTGAGGTCCGCGCCTTCGACCCGGCGGCCACCATCGAGGAGCGCTTCCTCGTCCAGACCGACCGGTTCACGCACTACGCCATGGCCGCGGCCGACTTCGCGCTGGACGACGCCCGGCTCGGGCCGTCCGGCATCCCGGACGCGCCGTACTCCATCGGCGTGGTCACCGCCGCCGGCTCCGGCGGCGGCGAGTTCGGCCAGCGCGAACTGCAGCGACTGTGGGGCAAGGGCAGCCGGTTCGTCGGGCCGTACCAGTCCATCGCCTGGTTCTACGCCGCCAGCACCGGCCAGGTCTCCATCCGCCGCGGCTTCAAGGGGCCCTGCTCCGTCGTCGCCTCCGACGAGGCCGGCGGACTGGACGCCCTCGCCCACGCGGCCCGGGCGGTGCGCCGCGGCACCGACGTGATCGTGGCCGGCTCCACCGAGGCGCCGCTCGCGCCGTACTCGATGGTCTGCCAGCTCGGCTACGCGGAACTGAGCCGGGAGACCGACCCGGCCCGGGCCTACCTCCCCTTCACCGAGGAGGCGCGCGGGTTCGTGCCGGCCGAGGGCGGCGCCATGCTCGTCATCGAGGCGGCGGGCACCGCCGAGGACCGCGGCGCCGCCGTCCGGGCCGTCGTCGCGGGCCACGGGGCCACCTTCACCGGCGCCTCCCGCTGGGCGGAGTCCCGCGACGGCCTCGCGCACGCCGTCCGGCAGGCCCTGGCGGAGGCCCGGTGCGCACCCGAGGAGATCGACGTCGTCTTCGCCGACGCCCTCGGGGTGCCGGAGGCCGACCGGGCCGAGGCCCTGGCGCTCGCCGACGCCCTCGGCCCGCACGCCGCACGGGTCCCGGTCACCGCGCCGAAGACCGGGATCGGCCGCGGCTACTGCGCGGCCCCCGTGCTGGACACCGCCGCGGCCGTGCTGGCGATGGAGCACGGCCTGATCCCGCCGACGCCGAACGTCTTCGACGTCTGCCACGACCTCGACCTCGTGACCGGCCACGCCCGCGTCGCCGAACCGCGCACCGCCCTGGTGCTCAGCCGCGGACTCATGGGGTCGAACTCGGCGCTGGTGCTGCGAGCCGGCACCAGGCAGTGA
- a CDS encoding beta-ketoacyl-[acyl-carrier-protein] synthase family protein translates to MTRRVAVTGIGVVAPGGIGVPAFWDLLAEGRTATRGITFFDPAGLRSRIAAECDFDPAAHGLDAEQVQRADRYIQFALVAGAEAVRDSGLDLAREDPWRVGVSLGTAVGGTTRLEHDYVLVSHRGQRWDVDHTEAEPQLHRAFSPSTVASAVAERFGARGPVQTVSTGCTSGLDAVGYAFHTVQEGRADICVAGASDSPISPITMACFDAIKATSPNNDDPAHASRPFDNNRDGFVMGEGGAVLVLEELEHARARGAHVYCEFGGYATFGNAYHMTGLTKEGLEMARAIETALGQARLDPTAIDYVNAHGSGTRQNDRHETAAVKRALGHHAYDTPMSSIKSMVGHSLGAIGAIELVACVLALAKQVVPPTANYEIPDPECDLDYVPRVARERKLTSVLSVGSGFGGFQSAVILTRPRE, encoded by the coding sequence ATGACCCGGCGCGTGGCGGTCACCGGCATAGGCGTCGTCGCTCCGGGCGGGATCGGCGTACCGGCGTTCTGGGACCTGCTGGCCGAAGGCCGTACCGCGACGCGGGGCATCACGTTCTTCGACCCGGCCGGGCTCAGGTCCCGGATCGCCGCCGAGTGCGACTTCGATCCCGCCGCGCACGGCCTGGACGCGGAACAGGTCCAGCGGGCGGACCGGTACATACAGTTCGCGCTGGTCGCCGGGGCGGAGGCGGTCCGGGACTCCGGTCTCGACCTGGCCCGGGAGGACCCCTGGCGGGTCGGCGTCTCCCTGGGCACCGCCGTCGGCGGCACCACCCGCCTGGAGCACGACTACGTCCTGGTCAGCCACCGCGGGCAGCGCTGGGACGTCGACCACACCGAGGCGGAGCCGCAGCTGCACCGGGCGTTCTCGCCGAGCACCGTGGCCTCCGCGGTGGCGGAACGTTTCGGCGCACGGGGTCCGGTGCAGACCGTCTCCACCGGCTGCACCTCCGGACTGGACGCCGTCGGATACGCCTTCCACACCGTCCAGGAGGGGCGGGCCGACATATGCGTGGCCGGGGCCTCGGACTCCCCGATATCCCCGATCACCATGGCCTGCTTCGACGCGATCAAGGCCACGTCCCCGAACAACGACGACCCCGCGCACGCCTCCCGGCCCTTCGACAACAACCGTGACGGCTTCGTCATGGGCGAGGGCGGCGCGGTGCTGGTCCTGGAGGAGCTGGAGCACGCCCGGGCCCGCGGTGCCCATGTGTACTGCGAGTTCGGCGGCTACGCCACCTTCGGCAACGCCTACCACATGACCGGCCTGACCAAGGAGGGCCTGGAGATGGCGCGGGCCATCGAGACCGCCCTCGGCCAGGCACGGCTCGACCCCACGGCGATCGACTACGTCAACGCGCACGGCTCCGGCACCCGGCAGAACGACCGCCACGAGACGGCGGCCGTGAAGCGGGCGCTCGGCCACCACGCCTACGACACCCCGATGAGCTCCATCAAGTCCATGGTGGGGCACTCCCTCGGGGCGATCGGCGCCATCGAACTGGTCGCCTGTGTGCTGGCCCTCGCCAAGCAGGTCGTACCGCCGACCGCGAACTACGAGATCCCCGACCCGGAGTGCGACCTGGACTACGTCCCGCGCGTCGCCCGCGAACGCAAGCTGACCAGCGTGCTGTCCGTGGGCAGCGGGTTCGGGGGCTTCCAGTCCGCGGTGATCCTGACCCGGCCGAGGGAGTGA
- a CDS encoding cupin domain-containing protein yields the protein MIKPLPKIVDLSEIEPNTRRGGDLRAMLTPSTVGATSGFMGVAIVQPGDRIGEHYHPYSEEFVYVLCGQLEVDLDGEPHPLRPEQGLMIPINMRHRFRNVGNVEARLVFHLGPLAPRPALGHVDTEETAQPLAAVAEPAGREQVRS from the coding sequence GTGATCAAACCCCTTCCGAAGATCGTGGACCTGAGCGAGATCGAGCCCAACACCCGGCGCGGCGGTGATCTGCGCGCCATGCTCACCCCCAGCACGGTGGGCGCCACCAGCGGTTTCATGGGGGTGGCCATCGTCCAGCCCGGCGACCGCATCGGCGAGCACTACCACCCCTACTCCGAGGAGTTCGTCTACGTCCTGTGCGGGCAGCTGGAGGTGGACCTGGACGGCGAGCCGCACCCGCTGCGGCCCGAGCAGGGGCTGATGATCCCCATCAACATGCGCCACCGGTTCCGCAACGTCGGCAACGTGGAGGCGCGGCTCGTCTTCCACCTGGGCCCGCTCGCCCCGCGGCCGGCCCTCGGCCACGTCGACACCGAGGAGACGGCGCAGCCGCTGGCCGCCGTCGCCGAGCCCGCCGGCCGGGAACAGGTCCGCTCATGA
- a CDS encoding SchA/CurD-like domain-containing protein, with amino-acid sequence MTTLSEKPSAPSTRQVSKRVSQSVFDGSRLRVVLLVDVHDGAQQQFLEAYEQLCNQVAQVPGHVSDQLCQSIENPSQWLITSEWESAPPFLTWVNSEEHVRMVEPLHSCVRDTRSLRFHVVRETGGAAADSAERRRLQTSPRIGDGVIRHALTFTVRPGSEAEVKRILADYASPRARVDETTRLCRTSLFMHGNRVVRAIEVRGDLLAALRHVARQPEVRAVEEAINPYLEQERDLNDQESARVFFTRAALPAVHHVTADELTEGERLARYYPARPGSGMRLAELLAQRDEAAADDPDSPVLRSTIFQRDDVVVRLLDVRPGLGAQAALAEPGHLAGLEALLDGEPVGMDLVTDRRSPDA; translated from the coding sequence ATGACCACCTTGTCGGAAAAGCCCTCGGCCCCCTCGACGCGCCAGGTGTCGAAGCGGGTCTCCCAGTCGGTGTTCGACGGCTCCCGCCTGCGGGTCGTCCTCCTGGTGGACGTCCACGACGGCGCCCAGCAGCAGTTTCTGGAGGCCTACGAACAGCTGTGCAACCAGGTGGCGCAGGTCCCCGGTCACGTCAGCGACCAGCTGTGCCAGTCCATCGAGAATCCCTCCCAATGGCTCATCACCAGCGAGTGGGAGAGCGCCCCGCCGTTCCTCACCTGGGTGAACAGCGAGGAGCACGTGCGGATGGTGGAACCGCTGCACAGCTGCGTGCGGGACACCCGGTCGCTGCGCTTCCACGTCGTCCGCGAGACCGGGGGAGCGGCCGCCGACTCCGCCGAGCGCCGCCGGCTCCAGACGTCCCCCCGGATCGGTGACGGGGTGATCCGGCACGCGCTCACCTTCACGGTGCGGCCCGGCAGCGAGGCGGAGGTGAAGCGGATCCTGGCGGACTACGCCTCGCCCCGGGCCCGGGTCGACGAGACCACCCGGCTGTGCCGGACCTCCCTGTTCATGCACGGCAACCGGGTGGTGCGGGCCATCGAGGTGCGCGGCGACCTGCTCGCGGCGCTGCGCCACGTCGCCCGGCAGCCCGAGGTGCGGGCCGTGGAGGAGGCCATCAACCCCTATCTGGAGCAGGAGCGGGACCTGAACGACCAGGAGTCCGCGCGGGTCTTCTTCACCCGGGCGGCGCTGCCCGCCGTGCACCACGTCACCGCGGACGAGCTGACCGAGGGCGAGCGGCTGGCCCGCTACTACCCGGCCCGGCCGGGCAGCGGGATGCGGCTGGCGGAACTGCTCGCCCAGCGGGACGAGGCGGCGGCGGACGACCCGGACAGCCCCGTGCTGCGCAGCACGATCTTCCAGCGCGACGACGTGGTCGTCCGGCTGCTCGACGTACGCCCCGGCCTCGGCGCCCAGGCCGCCCTGGCGGAGCCCGGGCACCTGGCCGGGCTGGAGGCACTGCTGGACGGCGAGCCCGTCGGCATGGACCTCGTCACCGACCGCCGTTCGCCCGACGCCTGA
- a CDS encoding FAD-dependent oxidoreductase: protein MQQKADHRVPVLIVGGSLVGLSLSLFLGRLGVPHMLVERHSGTSIHPRGRGNNLRTMELFRVAGIEPDIKAAASLLADNHGILQTPTLAGDAGEWLFRHIDPGGGLAKFSPTTWCLCSQNDLEPVLLKGARALGGDLRYYHELESFSQDPEGVTAFVRDRDSDELYTVRADYLAACDGPRSPVRRRLGIGQSGPGDLFANVSVTFRSKLLAETVGDRHFICCYLTNPEADGALLPVDNKEHWVFHAPWHPEHGERLEEFTEERLQRHIRLAVGVPDLDIEVTGKASWRAAERVAERYTAGRVLLAGDSAHEMSPTGAFGSNTGIQDAHNLAWKLAAVLDGWAGPELLETYDTERRPVALATSARASARSVEHSHPGFAPTPGVGGGPRSGILPVVLAYRYLEGAVLDADPAQPVVPDGVRLTADPGSRAPHLWLRRAGERLSTIDLYERSLVLLSDAGSAAGAAWQAAARRVAATDGVRLEAYRVGTGPDADLAYDGEGPGGGTDWAGLHGTTADGAVLVRPDGFVAWRAPGAAADPEAELRRVVRAVLRKG, encoded by the coding sequence ATGCAGCAGAAAGCCGATCACCGGGTGCCCGTCCTCATCGTGGGCGGCTCCCTGGTGGGCCTGTCCCTCTCCCTGTTCCTGGGCCGTCTCGGCGTACCGCACATGCTCGTCGAGCGGCACTCCGGGACCTCGATCCACCCGCGTGGCCGCGGCAACAACCTGCGCACGATGGAACTGTTCCGGGTGGCCGGCATCGAGCCGGACATCAAGGCGGCGGCCTCGCTGCTCGCGGACAACCACGGCATCCTGCAGACGCCCACGCTGGCGGGCGACGCCGGGGAATGGCTGTTCCGGCACATCGACCCGGGCGGCGGGCTGGCCAAGTTCAGTCCCACCACGTGGTGCCTGTGCAGCCAGAACGATCTGGAGCCGGTACTGCTGAAGGGGGCCCGGGCGCTCGGTGGCGACCTGCGCTACTACCACGAGCTGGAGTCCTTCTCCCAGGACCCCGAAGGAGTGACGGCGTTCGTCCGGGACCGCGACAGCGACGAGCTCTACACGGTCCGCGCCGACTACCTGGCGGCCTGCGACGGCCCGCGCAGCCCCGTGCGGCGCCGGCTCGGCATCGGGCAGAGCGGCCCCGGCGACCTGTTCGCCAACGTCAGCGTCACCTTCCGGTCCAAGCTGCTCGCCGAGACCGTCGGCGACCGGCACTTCATCTGCTGCTACCTCACCAACCCGGAGGCCGACGGCGCGCTGCTGCCGGTCGACAACAAGGAGCACTGGGTCTTCCACGCGCCCTGGCACCCCGAGCACGGCGAGCGGCTGGAGGAGTTCACCGAGGAACGCCTCCAGCGGCACATCCGGCTGGCCGTCGGGGTGCCGGACCTCGACATCGAGGTCACCGGGAAGGCGTCCTGGCGCGCGGCGGAACGGGTCGCCGAGCGGTACACGGCCGGCCGGGTGCTGCTCGCCGGGGACTCGGCCCACGAGATGTCACCGACCGGCGCGTTCGGCTCCAACACCGGCATCCAGGACGCGCACAACCTGGCCTGGAAGCTGGCCGCCGTGCTCGACGGCTGGGCCGGGCCCGAGCTGCTGGAGACCTACGACACCGAGCGCCGGCCGGTCGCCCTGGCCACCAGCGCCCGCGCCTCGGCGCGCTCCGTGGAGCACAGCCACCCCGGTTTCGCCCCGACCCCGGGCGTCGGCGGCGGCCCGCGCAGCGGCATCCTCCCGGTGGTCCTCGCCTACCGCTATCTGGAGGGCGCCGTCCTGGACGCCGACCCGGCCCAGCCGGTCGTACCCGACGGGGTGCGGCTGACCGCGGACCCCGGCAGCCGGGCCCCCCACCTGTGGCTGCGCCGGGCGGGCGAACGGCTCTCCACGATCGACCTCTACGAGCGCTCGCTGGTCCTCCTCAGCGACGCCGGCTCGGCGGCGGGCGCGGCCTGGCAGGCCGCGGCGCGGCGCGTCGCGGCCACGGACGGGGTACGGCTGGAGGCGTACCGCGTCGGCACCGGCCCGGACGCCGACCTCGCCTACGACGGCGAGGGCCCCGGCGGCGGCACCGACTGGGCGGGCCTGCACGGCACGACGGCCGACGGCGCGGTGCTGGTCCGCCCCGACGGCTTCGTGGCCTGGCGCGCGCCCGGCGCCGCGGCGGACCCGGAGGCCGAGCTGCGGCGGGTGGTGCGGGCGGTGCTGCGCAAGGGGTAG
- a CDS encoding RDD family protein, producing the protein MDNRQAIGSWLSGPRAAMEEAGADFGYRGEQLGLPEHGPNSIARPGRRLGALAVDWALCVLIAYGLITHGNGALTSNWALGVFFVLSALTVGTVGCTPGKRLFGIRVVALGTGTVSPGRALLRTVLLCLAIPALVWDRDGRGLHDRLAKTVEVRI; encoded by the coding sequence GTGGACAACAGGCAGGCAATCGGATCGTGGCTCTCCGGCCCGCGCGCGGCCATGGAAGAGGCGGGCGCCGACTTCGGCTACCGGGGCGAGCAGCTCGGGCTCCCGGAGCACGGGCCCAACTCGATCGCACGGCCCGGACGGCGGCTCGGCGCGCTCGCCGTGGACTGGGCGCTGTGCGTCCTGATCGCATACGGCCTGATCACGCACGGCAACGGAGCGCTCACGAGCAACTGGGCGCTCGGCGTGTTCTTCGTGCTGAGCGCGCTCACCGTCGGCACGGTCGGCTGCACCCCCGGCAAGCGGCTCTTCGGCATCCGGGTGGTCGCCCTCGGCACCGGCACGGTCAGCCCGGGCCGCGCCCTGCTGCGCACGGTGCTGCTGTGCCTGGCGATCCCCGCGCTGGTCTGGGACCGCGACGGCCGCGGCCTGCACGACCGCCTCGCCAAGACCGTCGAGGTCCGCATCTGA